One Oncorhynchus keta strain PuntledgeMale-10-30-2019 chromosome 22, Oket_V2, whole genome shotgun sequence DNA window includes the following coding sequences:
- the LOC118401508 gene encoding syntaxin-6-like isoform X3, which produces MSMEDPFFVVKCEVQKAVNTAQGLYQRWSELLQDPSGTSKEEVDWTTNELRNSLRSIEWDLEDLDETISIVESNPKKFNLDTVELTKRKGFITSTRQTVKEMKDHMSSPTALAMSDKKNRQALLGNSGSQGPIWQPGPDKYTRLDQELRTANSMFIDEQQTQQQLMAEQQDDQLELVSGTIGLLKNMSERIGMELDEQTVMLDDFSNEMEGTHSRLDNVMKKLAKVSNMTTGH; this is translated from the exons ATGTCTATGGAAGATCCGTTTTTCGTCGTCAAATG TGAGGTCCAGAAGGCGGTGAACACTGCCCAAGGGCTGTACCAGAGATGGAGCGAGCTGCTACAGGATCCCAGTGGTACTTCCAAGGAGGAGGTGGACTGGACCACAAATGAGTTGAGAAACAGTCTGCGGTCCATCGAATGGGACCTGGAGGATCTCGATGAGACGATCA GTATTGTTGAATCAAACCCTAAGAAGTTCAATCTGGACACAGTGGAGCTGACCAAACGGAAAGGCTTCATCACAAGCACTAGACAAACTGTTAAG GAAATGAAAGACCACATGTCCAGTCCAACAGCCTTAGCCATGTCAGACAAGaaaaatagacag GCTCTGTTAGGGAACAGTGGGTCTCAAGGCCCAATCTGGCAACCAGGACCTGACAAATACACCCGTCTGGACCAAGAGCTACGTACGGCCAACTCCATGTTCATTGATGAGCAGCAAACCCAGCAGCAG ctcaTGGCAGAGCAGCAGGATGACCAGCTGGAGCTGGTGTCTGGGACCATCGGGCTGCTAAAGAACATGTCTGAGAGGATTGGTATGGAGCTGGATGAACAGACCGT GATGCTAGATGACTTCTCCAATGAGATGGAAGGTACCCACTCCAGACTAGACAATGTCATGAAGAAGCTGGCCAAGGTCTCCAACATGACCACCG GTCACTGA
- the LOC118401509 gene encoding immediate early response gene 5 protein-like, which produces MEYKVEAHRIMSISLGKIYNSRVQRGGIKLHKNLLVSLVLRSARQVYLRDYYGGICLSAQQAREWCEGEYMDSEQDKLVPGSTESLPESDGQSEVAVDKQEPSNVVESHAALDVESEACGEQDHAENGVLDSGCSELNTPEESPEASPTCEVSNVVTTISSNCISGPPPSNPKQATETPDDGESVEENVHEPIVPHTCTNRKRSADDSDLTDSLPKKTKVMSSTLISKNDEKKAETEEMDTSNVSSLITIFGSSFSGLLSSEDGAQPDSEAEDSDSGQICCDQMLKNLNPWSTAIVAF; this is translated from the coding sequence ATGGAGTATAAAGTTGAGGCGCATCGGATTATGAGTATTTCACTGGGGAAGATTTACAACTCCAGGGTTCAACGTGGTGGGATCAAACTACACAAAAATCTACTGGTCTCCCTGGTTCTACGTAGTGCCCGGCAAGTATACCTTCGTGACTACTACGGCGGGATATGCCTGAGTGCTCAGCAAGCAAGAGAGTGGTGTGAGGGAGAGTACATGGACTCAGAACAAGACAAATTGGTCCCCGGTTCGACAGAGAGCCTGCCTGAATCAGACGGGCAGAGTGAAGTGGCCGTGGACAAACAGGAGCCCAGCAATGTGGTCGAATCCCACGCGGCATTGGACGTTGAATCTGAAGCATGTGGTGAGCAAGATCACGCCGAAAATGGAGTTTTGGATTCAGGATGCAGCGAGCTGAATACACCGGAAGAGAGCCCAGAGGCTAGTCCTACATGTGAGGTCTCCAATGTTGTTACTACTATCTCATCCAACTGTATTAGTGGTCCCCCTCCGAGTAATCCAAAACAGGCTACAGAGACGCCGGACGACGGTGAATCAGTGGAGGAAAATGTGCACGAGCCCATAGTGCCCCATACTTGCACTAACAGGAAACGGAGTGCCGACGACTCTGACCTCACAGACTCCCTGCCGAAAAAAACGAAAGTAATGTCCTCAACTCTAATTTCTAAAAACGACGAAAAGAAAGCGGAAACCGAAGAAATGGACACCAGCAATGTCTCGAGTTTGATAACAATATTCGGTTCCAGTTTTTCTGGACTCTTGAGTAGTGAAGACGGAGCGCAGCCCGATTCCGAGGCAGAGGACAGTGACTCAGGACAAATCTGTTGTGATCAAATGTTAAAAAACCTCAACCCTTGGAGTACTGCAATTGTCGCTTTTTAA
- the LOC118401508 gene encoding syntaxin-6-like isoform X1, which translates to MSMEDPFFVVKCEVQKAVNTAQGLYQRWSELLQDPSGTSKEEVDWTTNELRNSLRSIEWDLEDLDETISIVESNPKKFNLDTVELTKRKGFITSTRQTVKEMKDHMSSPTALAMSDKKNRQALLGNSGSQGPIWQPGPDKYTRLDQELRTANSMFIDEQQTQQQLMAEQQDDQLELVSGTIGLLKNMSERIGMELDEQTVMLDDFSNEMEGTHSRLDNVMKKLAKVSNMTTGNVRRPGVIKGHGWRGRKRTPPHPIKWLHHLIRKHPQEAFNRKNSGDRESNEIWPFFCQDILPVLSPQPLDNVPAGTFPPAPRQCS; encoded by the exons ATGTCTATGGAAGATCCGTTTTTCGTCGTCAAATG TGAGGTCCAGAAGGCGGTGAACACTGCCCAAGGGCTGTACCAGAGATGGAGCGAGCTGCTACAGGATCCCAGTGGTACTTCCAAGGAGGAGGTGGACTGGACCACAAATGAGTTGAGAAACAGTCTGCGGTCCATCGAATGGGACCTGGAGGATCTCGATGAGACGATCA GTATTGTTGAATCAAACCCTAAGAAGTTCAATCTGGACACAGTGGAGCTGACCAAACGGAAAGGCTTCATCACAAGCACTAGACAAACTGTTAAG GAAATGAAAGACCACATGTCCAGTCCAACAGCCTTAGCCATGTCAGACAAGaaaaatagacag GCTCTGTTAGGGAACAGTGGGTCTCAAGGCCCAATCTGGCAACCAGGACCTGACAAATACACCCGTCTGGACCAAGAGCTACGTACGGCCAACTCCATGTTCATTGATGAGCAGCAAACCCAGCAGCAG ctcaTGGCAGAGCAGCAGGATGACCAGCTGGAGCTGGTGTCTGGGACCATCGGGCTGCTAAAGAACATGTCTGAGAGGATTGGTATGGAGCTGGATGAACAGACCGT GATGCTAGATGACTTCTCCAATGAGATGGAAGGTACCCACTCCAGACTAGACAATGTCATGAAGAAGCTGGCCAAGGTCTCCAACATGACCACCG GGAATGTCAGACGACCTGGAGTCATAAAGGGTCAcggctggagaggaaggaaacgtACCCCCCCACACCCCATCAAATGGTTGCACCACCTTATAAGGAAACACCCTCAGGAAGCTTTCAACAGGAAGAACTCAGGAGACAGGGAGTCAAATGAAATCTGGCCGTTTTTTTGTCAGGATATCCTGCCGGTTCTTTCCCCCCAGCCCCTAGACAATGTGCCTGCCGGTACTTTCCCCCCGGCCCCTAGACAATGTTCTTAG
- the LOC118401508 gene encoding syntaxin-6-like isoform X2: MSMEDPFFVVKCEVQKAVNTAQGLYQRWSELLQDPSGTSKEEVDWTTNELRNSLRSIEWDLEDLDETISIVESNPKKFNLDTVELTKRKGFITSTRQTVKEMKDHMSSPTALAMSDKKNRQALLGNSGSQGPIWQPGPDKYTRLDQELRTANSMFIDEQQTQQQLMAEQQDDQLELVSGTIGLLKNMSERIGMELDEQTVMLDDFSNEMEGTHSRLDNVMKKLAKVSNMTTDRRQWCAIGILLAILFVVIMLLLIL; encoded by the exons ATGTCTATGGAAGATCCGTTTTTCGTCGTCAAATG TGAGGTCCAGAAGGCGGTGAACACTGCCCAAGGGCTGTACCAGAGATGGAGCGAGCTGCTACAGGATCCCAGTGGTACTTCCAAGGAGGAGGTGGACTGGACCACAAATGAGTTGAGAAACAGTCTGCGGTCCATCGAATGGGACCTGGAGGATCTCGATGAGACGATCA GTATTGTTGAATCAAACCCTAAGAAGTTCAATCTGGACACAGTGGAGCTGACCAAACGGAAAGGCTTCATCACAAGCACTAGACAAACTGTTAAG GAAATGAAAGACCACATGTCCAGTCCAACAGCCTTAGCCATGTCAGACAAGaaaaatagacag GCTCTGTTAGGGAACAGTGGGTCTCAAGGCCCAATCTGGCAACCAGGACCTGACAAATACACCCGTCTGGACCAAGAGCTACGTACGGCCAACTCCATGTTCATTGATGAGCAGCAAACCCAGCAGCAG ctcaTGGCAGAGCAGCAGGATGACCAGCTGGAGCTGGTGTCTGGGACCATCGGGCTGCTAAAGAACATGTCTGAGAGGATTGGTATGGAGCTGGATGAACAGACCGT GATGCTAGATGACTTCTCCAATGAGATGGAAGGTACCCACTCCAGACTAGACAATGTCATGAAGAAGCTGGCCAAGGTCTCCAACATGACCACCG ACCGCCGACAGTGGTGTGCTATCGGCATTCTACTGGCCATTCTGTTTGTGGTCATCATGCTCCTCTTAATCCTATGA